The proteins below come from a single Chrysoperla carnea chromosome 1, inChrCarn1.1, whole genome shotgun sequence genomic window:
- the LOC123292034 gene encoding cytochrome P450 4d8-like, whose product MKTIKEFANNVILQKKNYCKSYNNLDTCTDRSKNELKKPLLEFLIDLTATNLDFTEKDLGDEANLVILAGYETSATALSNVLLNLAVYKDVQNKVYEELFQVLGSDLNRTIDLDDLPKLTYMEMVIKESMRLFPIVPFIIRELTEDIQLGDCLIPRGVSCAVSIYALHCDEKLWENPLKFDPERFTPENSISRHPYAYIPFSGGPRNCIGMRYAWMFMKTVLATLLSRYEFHTDLNTSEFKFEYSVTMKLIGGYQIQITPRSTMGVNVGAQDLNSSYFNAMQSSLYLMTQRALNPLLHSELIYRSTQSYKQLRRNENIVKGLTKQFTKFTDIKRNEYKKPLLEYLLDFSRSNSSFTEKQLEVETNLVIVAAYETTANALSYVILSLAANKNIQNKVYEEVFNVLNESKREKIDFDDLSKMKYMEMVIKESMRLHATAPFIARKVSQDIHFDNCIIPKGVDVIISIFGLHRNPNVWENPLKFDPERFAHKNIKNCHPYAYIPFSSGARNCIGMRYAWIFMKTALATLLSRYEFHTDLKLDKLRFEFEVSLKLIGGHQVRITPRQKCTK is encoded by the exons ATGAAAACTATTAAGGAATTCGCTAATAAC GTCATTTTACAAAAGAAGAACTACTGCAAATCGTATAATAATTTAGATACTTGTACAGATCGtagtaaaaatgaattaaaaaaaccattgctggaatttttaattgatttaacaGCAACAAATTTAGATTTTACCGAAAAAGATTTAGGCGATGAAGCTAATCTGGTGATATTGGCG GGCTATGAGACATCAGCAACTGCATTAAGTAATGTTCTATTAAATTTAGCTGTATATAAAGATGTGCAAAATAAGGTTTATGAAGAGTTATTTCAAGTGCTTGGAAGTGATCTAAATCGCACAATTGATTTGGACGATTTACCAAAATTAACGTACATGGAAATGGTTATAAAAGAGTCAATGAGATTGTTTCCAATAGTACCATTTATCATAAGAGAACTCACTGAGGATATTCAACTTG GTGATTGTTTGATACCAAGAGGTGTTTCATGTGCTGTATCAATATATGCATTACATTGTGATGAAAAACTTTGggaaaatccattaaaatttgACCCAGAACGATTTACACCAGAAAATTCAATAAGTCGTCATCCGTATGCATACATTCCATTTAGCGGAGGTCCTCGAAATTGTATTG GAATGCGATATGCTTGGATGTTTATGAAAACGGTATTAGCAACGTTATTGAGCCGATATGAATTTCATACTGATTTAAATACAAGTGaattcaaatttgaatattcgGTTACCATGAAGCTGATTGGCGgttatcaaattcaaattacGCCTC GATCAACCATGGGAGTGAATGTTGGTGCACAAGATCTGAACTCCTCTTATTTTAATGCTATGCAAAg tTCATTATATCTTATGACGCAACGAGCACTTAATCCATTACTTCATTCCGAATTGATATATCGATCAACTCAGAGTTATAAGCAGCTTAGAAGGAATGAAAACATTGTCAAGGGACTTACAAAACAA tttacaaaatttactgaCATCAAgagaaatgaatataaaaaaccatTATTGGAGTATTTGCTAGATTTTTCAAGAAGTAATTCAAGTTTCACAGAAAAACAATTAGAAGTAGAAACTAATCTTGTAATCGTCGCT GCTTATGAAACAACAGCGAATGCTCTCAGTTACGTGATATTGAGTTTAgcagcaaataaaaatatacagaataaagtttatgaagaagtatttaatgttttaaatgaatCAAAACGAGAGAAGATTGATTTCGATGATTTATCAAAGATGAAATACATGGAGATGGTTATTAAAGAGTCAATGCGATTACACGCTACGGCTCCTTTTATCGCGAGAAAAGTATCTCAAGATATTCactttg aCAACTGTATAATTCCAAAAGGAGTTGatgttataatttctatttttgggCTACATCGAAATCCAAATGTCTGGGAAAATCCTTTAAAGTTTGATCCGGAACGTTTTgcacacaaaaatataaaaaattgtcatcCTTATGCGTATATTCCTTTCAGTAGCGGTGCAAGAAATTGTATTG GTATGCGATATGCTTGGATCTTCATGAAAACAGCATTAGCCACGCTACTAAGTAGATATGAATTCCATACGGATTTAAAATTAGACAAATTAAGGTTTGAATTCGAAgtgtcattaaaattaattggtgGGCATCAAGTACGAATCACACCTAGAcagaaatgtacaaaataa
- the LOC123292045 gene encoding cytochrome P450 4C1-like has translation MLDHIGSIEEITDYMLKTSKQFPSLYRVWLGPLPLVNISTADAAQIILTSPHCLEKSPIMVKALYPVSGDTILISKVPKWKYHRSIVIKGFTPTILEYYFGVFVEKSKILSRVLEKELDNTKSFDIFEYVSRASIDTICGSAMGVNINAQESESDYFNAVRNSFHIMFDRIFHIWKYPDWLFKLTKNYTKLKENQQICLELTSKVINEKRKNNEKMHEESEAIERNPFKKPLLEFLFDMTEKIPEFTDEQLQNEVHLVILAAFETSAMAISYTLLSLAANKDIQNKVYNEILSVFGTSQREIELNDLPKLEYLEMVIKEAMRLYPTIPLVGRVASQDIQVGKYFIPKGMILNVIIISLHRDENIWKDSLKFDPERFTPENIKSRHPYAYIPFSAGPRNCIGPKYAMMFMKTVISTLLRKYEFHTDLKMDKLKFEVELSLKLIGGHQVQMTPRNSVVKT, from the exons ATGCTTGACCATATTGGAAGTATTGAAG aAATTACTGACTACATGTTAAAAACTTCCAAACAATTTCCAAGTTTATATCGAGTTTGGCTAGGTCCATTACCATTAGTGAATATTTCTACAGCGGATGCAgctcaaattattttaacaagcCCACATTGTTTGGAGAAGTCCCCAATAATGGTAAAAGCTCTATATCCTGTCAGCGGTGATACAATTCTTATATCCAAAg ttCCAAAATGGAAATATCACCGCAGTATTGTAATTAAAGGATTTACTCCAacaattttagaatattattttggagtatttgttgaaaaaagtaaaatcttATCAAGAGTGTTGGAAAAAGAATTAGATAATACAAaatcatttgatatttttgagtaTGTATCACGGGCCAGCATTGATACTATTTGTG GCTCAGCCATGGGTGTTAATATTAATGCCCAAGAAAGTGAATCTGATTATTTTAATGCTGTTCGCAA ttcattTCATATTATGTTTGATCGAATTTTCCATATATGGAAATACCCAGATTGGTTATtcaaattaacgaaaaattataccaaattgaaagaaaaccaACAAATTTGTTTGGAATTAACAAGTAAG GTCATCAatgaaaaacgcaaaaataatGAGAAGATGCATGAGGAAAGTGAAGCAATCGAAAGAAATCCCTTCAAAAAACcattattagaatttttatttgacatgacGGAAAAAATTCCTGAATTTACTGATGAACAATTGCAGAATGAAGTTCATCTCGTAATATTAGCA GCTTTTGAAACATCAGCTATGGCAATTAGCTACACATTATTGAGTTTAGCGGCTAATaaagatatacaaaataaagtatataatgaaatattatcaGTGTTTGGAACCTCACAACGTGAAATCGAATTAAATGATCTAccaaaattagaatatttggAAATGGTTATTAAAGAAGCAATGCGATTATACCCCACAATTCCGTTGGTGGGACGTGTCGCTTCTCAAGACATTCAAGTTG gaaaatattttatacctaaAGGAATGATTCTTAATGTTATAATCATATCTTTACATCGTGATGAAAATATTTGGAaagattcattaaaatttgatcccGAACGTTTTACAccagaaaatattaaatcacgACATCCTTATGCGTATATACCATTTAGTGCGGGTCCTCGTAATTGTATTG GACCAAAATATGcaatgatgtttatgaaaaccGTAATATCAACATTACTAAGAAAGTATGAATTTCATACTGATTTAAAAATGgataaactaaaatttgaagttgaactgtcattaaaattaattggtgGACATCAAGTTCAAATGACACCACGAAATAGTGttgtaaaaacataa
- the LOC123296867 gene encoding uncharacterized protein LOC123296867 encodes MGAALKCLKKRGGGGDKKVGKGNKEFMKGWEKSSNGVVPANAFVGGRDGNDENIYVVRAEYDGQTVVGTLRTNEKQANIAVGDEILKKKDYDVLCVEGRWMVIELAEDSIPSDAIKGGRDEKNKPTYIGRIKKKYDHYIGNIDPTTKTITIPMGSKAKEYRNGEILVKAAKGK; translated from the exons atGGGAGCAGCATTAAAGTGTCTCAA AAAAAGAGGAGGAGGAGGAGATAAAAAAGTTGGAAAAGGTAATAAAGAATTTATGAAAGGCTGGGAAAAGTCATCTAACGGCGTTGTTCCTGCAAACGCATTTGTTGGAGGCCGAGATGGAAACGATGAAAATATATACGTAGTTCGGGCAGAGTATGATGGTCAAACTGTTGTTGGTACTCTGAGAACAAATGAAAAACAAGCAAATATCGCAGTTGGggatgaaatattaaaaaagaaagattacGAT gtTTTGTGCGTTGAAGGCAGATGGATGGTAATAGAGTTAGCTGAAGATTCCATACCGTCAGATGCAATTAAAGGAGGAAGAGACGAAAAAAATAAGCCAACGTATATCGGacgtattaaaaagaaatatgatCATTACATAGGAAATATAGATCCTACAACAAAGACCATAACCATTCCTATGGGTAGTAAAGCAAAAGAATATAGAAACGGTGAAATATTAGTGAAAGCAGCTAAGggaaaatga
- the LOC123296873 gene encoding uncharacterized protein LOC123296873 isoform X1 yields MATIDLETEDKLEYNFYPVTSGSLTFKIRAPHDAHVALTSGPAESDPMYEIFIGGWNNTKSVIRKNRTKPDVAEAETPDVLNGEEFRGFWIRWSGGTIEAGHEGDSSPFLSYTDPEPAAIGYFGLCTGWGASGTWKVDGRDDLETPDALEYKYHPVLAGGLDIQIRSPHNCHVALTSDKQETDPMYELILGGWENTASAIRYRREKPDKVHVSTPHLLHAQEPRRLLIEWNNGHITARVTSRQHPIFLEWHDPNPIGISYFGVRTAWGATGKWRVKSYDPRDGLSGSAQPSAPSAPAPSGGGSGAVCWVPAKSGEVPPTAVQGGQDNGEPLYVARAPHEGALIPGKLVASHGVAYVAWGGAEHGKEEYEVLCDCACSWVPASGGQVPEGAVPGGQTEDGEPLFVGRVEHNGSLTVGKVQSSHSVLYIPYGGEELGFSDYEVLVVQ; encoded by the exons TCCACATGATGCACATGTAGCTCTTACTTCCGGTCCAGCAGAATCCGACCCTATGTATGAA ATTTTTATTGGAGGTTGGAATAATACCAAATCggtaattcgaaaaaatcgtactAAACCAGACGTTGCTGAAGCAGAAACACCAGATGTATTAAATGGTGAAGAATTCCGAGGATTTTGGATTAGATGGAGTGGTGGTACTATTGAAGCAGGGCATGAAGGTGATTCTTCACCATTCCTTAGCTACACCGATCCAGAACCTGCAGCAATAGGATACTTTGGTCTATGTACTGGCTGGGGAGCAAGCGGTACATGGAAAGTTGatg GTCGTGATGATTTAGAGACTCCTGATGCCCTTGAATATAAGTATCATCCTGTTCTTGCTGGTGGTCTTGACATCCAAATTAGATCACCACATAATTGCCATGTTGCTTTGACGTCTGACAAACAAGAAACTGATCCTATGTACGAATTGATATTGGGTGGTTGGGAAAATACTGCATCAGCCATACGTTATCGAAGAGAAAAACCCGATAAg GTACATGTTTCAACTCCACATTTATTACACGCACAAGAACCACGCCGTTTACTTATTGAGTGGAATAACGGACATATAACAGCTAGAGTAACGTCACGTCAACATCCAATATTTTTGGAATGGCATGATCCAAATCCAATTGGAATTTCATATTTCGGAGTTAGAACAGCGTGGGGTGCAACTGGAAAATGGCGTGTTAAGTCTTATGACCCACGTGACGGTTTATCAGGTTCAG CACAACCATCTGCTCCCAGTGCCCCGGCACCATCAGGCGGAGGAAGCGGCGCAGTATGTTGGGTTCCAGCCAAAAGTGGCGAAGTTCCCCCCACTGCAGTACAAGGAGGACAGGATAATGGAGAACCATTATATGTAGCTCGTGCACCTCATGAAGGTGCATTAATTCCTGGTAAACTTGTTGCCAGTCATGGGGTAGCTTATGTTGCATGGGGAGGCGCTGAGCATGGTAAAGAAGAATATGAA gTGCTTTGTGATTGTGCCTGCTCATGGGTACCAGCATCTGGCGGTCAAGTACCTGAAGGAGCAGTTCCGGGAGGACAAACAGAAGACGGAGAACCTTTATTCGTCGGACGTGTTGAACATAATGGATCTCTTACCGTTGGTAAAGTACAAAGCAGTCATAGTGTTCTGTACATTCCATACGGTGGTGAAGAATTAGGTTTTTCTGATTATGAAGTACTTgttgtacaataa
- the LOC123296873 gene encoding uncharacterized protein LOC123296873 isoform X2, which yields MATIDLETEDKLEYNFYPVTSGSLTFKIRAPHDAHVALTSGPAESDPMYEIFIGGWNNTKSVIRKNRTKPDVAEAETPDVLNGEEFRGFWIRWSGGTIEAGHEGDSSPFLSYTDPEPAAIGYFGLCTGWGASGTWKVDAQPSAPSAPAPSGGGSGAVCWVPAKSGEVPPTAVQGGQDNGEPLYVARAPHEGALIPGKLVASHGVAYVAWGGAEHGKEEYEVLCDCACSWVPASGGQVPEGAVPGGQTEDGEPLFVGRVEHNGSLTVGKVQSSHSVLYIPYGGEELGFSDYEVLVVQ from the exons TCCACATGATGCACATGTAGCTCTTACTTCCGGTCCAGCAGAATCCGACCCTATGTATGAA ATTTTTATTGGAGGTTGGAATAATACCAAATCggtaattcgaaaaaatcgtactAAACCAGACGTTGCTGAAGCAGAAACACCAGATGTATTAAATGGTGAAGAATTCCGAGGATTTTGGATTAGATGGAGTGGTGGTACTATTGAAGCAGGGCATGAAGGTGATTCTTCACCATTCCTTAGCTACACCGATCCAGAACCTGCAGCAATAGGATACTTTGGTCTATGTACTGGCTGGGGAGCAAGCGGTACATGGAAAGTTGatg CACAACCATCTGCTCCCAGTGCCCCGGCACCATCAGGCGGAGGAAGCGGCGCAGTATGTTGGGTTCCAGCCAAAAGTGGCGAAGTTCCCCCCACTGCAGTACAAGGAGGACAGGATAATGGAGAACCATTATATGTAGCTCGTGCACCTCATGAAGGTGCATTAATTCCTGGTAAACTTGTTGCCAGTCATGGGGTAGCTTATGTTGCATGGGGAGGCGCTGAGCATGGTAAAGAAGAATATGAA gTGCTTTGTGATTGTGCCTGCTCATGGGTACCAGCATCTGGCGGTCAAGTACCTGAAGGAGCAGTTCCGGGAGGACAAACAGAAGACGGAGAACCTTTATTCGTCGGACGTGTTGAACATAATGGATCTCTTACCGTTGGTAAAGTACAAAGCAGTCATAGTGTTCTGTACATTCCATACGGTGGTGAAGAATTAGGTTTTTCTGATTATGAAGTACTTgttgtacaataa
- the LOC123296873 gene encoding uncharacterized protein LOC123296873 isoform X3 encodes MTNIDLETEDKLEYNFYPVTSGSLTFKIRAPHDAHVALTSGPAESDPMYEIFIGGWNNTKSVIRKNRTKPDVAEAETPDVLNGEEFRGFWIRWSGGTIEAGHEGDSSPFLSYTDPEPAAIGYFGLCTGWGASGTWKVDAQPSAPSAPAPSGGGSGAVCWVPAKSGEVPPTAVQGGQDNGEPLYVARAPHEGALIPGKLVASHGVAYVAWGGAEHGKEEYEVLCDCACSWVPASGGQVPEGAVPGGQTEDGEPLFVGRVEHNGSLTVGKVQSSHSVLYIPYGGEELGFSDYEVLVVQ; translated from the exons TCCACATGATGCACATGTAGCTCTTACTTCCGGTCCAGCAGAATCCGACCCTATGTATGAA ATTTTTATTGGAGGTTGGAATAATACCAAATCggtaattcgaaaaaatcgtactAAACCAGACGTTGCTGAAGCAGAAACACCAGATGTATTAAATGGTGAAGAATTCCGAGGATTTTGGATTAGATGGAGTGGTGGTACTATTGAAGCAGGGCATGAAGGTGATTCTTCACCATTCCTTAGCTACACCGATCCAGAACCTGCAGCAATAGGATACTTTGGTCTATGTACTGGCTGGGGAGCAAGCGGTACATGGAAAGTTGatg CACAACCATCTGCTCCCAGTGCCCCGGCACCATCAGGCGGAGGAAGCGGCGCAGTATGTTGGGTTCCAGCCAAAAGTGGCGAAGTTCCCCCCACTGCAGTACAAGGAGGACAGGATAATGGAGAACCATTATATGTAGCTCGTGCACCTCATGAAGGTGCATTAATTCCTGGTAAACTTGTTGCCAGTCATGGGGTAGCTTATGTTGCATGGGGAGGCGCTGAGCATGGTAAAGAAGAATATGAA gTGCTTTGTGATTGTGCCTGCTCATGGGTACCAGCATCTGGCGGTCAAGTACCTGAAGGAGCAGTTCCGGGAGGACAAACAGAAGACGGAGAACCTTTATTCGTCGGACGTGTTGAACATAATGGATCTCTTACCGTTGGTAAAGTACAAAGCAGTCATAGTGTTCTGTACATTCCATACGGTGGTGAAGAATTAGGTTTTTCTGATTATGAAGTACTTgttgtacaataa